One genomic segment of Suricata suricatta isolate VVHF042 chromosome 16, meerkat_22Aug2017_6uvM2_HiC, whole genome shotgun sequence includes these proteins:
- the NLRP12 gene encoding NACHT, LRR and PYD domains-containing protein 12 isoform X1, translating into MRRAPLSDSLCRLSAYLEELEAAELKKFKLHLSALPGAEAGRIPWGRLEAAGPLDTARLLVAHCGPRAAWPLALGLFRRIDRRDLWERGHGEDPARDAPPDGPSSLRSESACSLEVFPGTPRKDPRETYKDHVRRKFRLMEDRNARLGECVNLSRRYTRLLLVKEHSTPLWAQQKLLDTGWGQSRAMGPQASLIQMETLFEPDEDRPEPPRTVVLQGGAGMGKSMLAHKAMLDWADGKLFQDRFDYVFYINCREMNRSAAEQSAQDLISSCWPEPSVPLQEIVRVPERLLFIIDGFDELKPSFHDPQGPRCLSWEDRRPPELLLSSLLQKKLLPELSVIITTRPTALEKLQRLLGHPRHVEILGFSEAERQEYFYKYFHDAEQAGQVFSFVRDNEPLFTLCFVPMVCWVVCTCLKQQLEDGGLLRQTSRTTTAVYTLYLLSLMLPGVEMLCRGLRHPRCRLQVVQLRKCQLEASACQEIASVLSTSRHLVELDLAGNPLEDLGLRFLCQGLKHPGCRLRVLWLKICQLSAAACEDLASTLSVNRSLTELDLSLNDLGDPGVLLLCEGLRRPQCRLQTLRLDGCGLTATACEDLASALGISQTLTELYLTNNALGNAGVRLLCKGLSPPGCKLRVLWLFGMDLNKMTHRRLDALRGAKPHLDIGC; encoded by the exons GCCGCGGGGCCGCTGGACACGGCACGGCTGCTGGTGGCGCACTGCGGGCCCCGCGCGGCCTGGCCGCTGGCGCTGGGCCTCTTCCGGCGCATCGACCGGCGGGACCTGTGGGAGAGAGGACACGGCGAGGACCCGGCCAGGG ACGCTCCACCTGACGGCCCGTCCTCACTGAGGAGTGAGTCAGCATGTTCTCTGGAAGTCTTTCCTGGAACTCCAAGGAAAG ATCCCCGGGAAACCTACAAGGACCATGTCCGCAGGAAGTTCCGGCTGATGGAAGATCGAAACGCGCGCCTCGGGGAGTGCGTCAACCTGAGCCGCAGGTACACGCGCCTCCTCCTGGTGAAGGAACACTCAACTCCCTTGTGGGCCCAGCAGAAGCTTTTGGACACCGGCTGGGGACAGTCAAGGGCCATGGGGCCCCAGGCCAGCCTCATCCAGATGGAGACGCTCTTCGAGCCGGACGAGGACCGCCCGGAACCCCCGCGCACCGTGGTCCTGCAGGGAGGAGCCGGCATGGGCAAGTCCATGCTGGCCCACAAGGCCATGCTCGACTGGGCCGACGGGAAGCTCTTCCAGGACAGGTTTGATTACGTCTTCTACATCAACTGCAGGGAGATGAACCGCAGTGCCGCGGAGCAGAGCGCCCAGGACCTCATCTCCAGCTGCTGGCCGGAGCCCAGCGTGCCCCTCCAGGAGATCGTCCGAGTCCCCGAGCGCCTTCTGTTCATCATTGACGGCTTCGATGAGCTGAAACCCTCTTTCCACGACCCTCAGGgccccaggtgcctctcctggGAGGACAGGCGGCCCCCCGAGCTTCTCCTCAGCAGCCTGCTCCAGAAGAAGCTGCTGCCTGAGCTGTCGGTGATCATCACCACCCGGCCCACGGCTCTGGAGAAGCTGCAGCGCTTGCTGGGGCACCCCAGGCACGTGGAGATTCTGGGCTTCTCGGAGGCCGAGAGGCAGGAGTACTTCTACAAGTATTTCCACGATGCGGAGCAGGCCGGTCAGGTCTTCAGTTTCGTGAGGGACAACGAGCCCCTGTTCACGCTGTGCTTTGTCCCCATGGTGTGCTGGGTGGTGTGCACCTGCCTCAAGCAGCAGCTGGAGGACGGAGGGCTCCTACGGCAGACATCCAGGACCACCACGGCCGTGTACACGCTCTACCTCCTGAGTCTGAT GCTGCCCGGTGTGGAGATGCTGTGTCGGGGGCTCCGGCATCCCAGGTGCAGGCTGCAGGTGGTCCA GTTGAGGAAGTGTCAGCTGGAGGCCAGCGCGTGCCAGGAGATCGCCTCCGTGCTCAGCACCAGCCGGCACCTGGTGGAGTTGGACCTGGCGGGGAACCCGCTGGAGGATTTGGGTCTGAGGTTCTTATGCCAAGGACTGAAGCACCCAGGGTGTAGACTGCGGGTTCTGTG GTTGAAGATCTGCCAGCTCAGTGCTGCCGCCTGTGAGGACCTCGCCTCCACCCTCAGTGTGAACCGGAGCCTGACGGAGCTGGACCTGAGCCTGAACGACCTGGGGGACCCCGGGGTGCTGCTGCTGTGTGAGGGCCTCAGGCGTCCCCAGTGTAGACTCCAGACCCTCCG GCTGGATGGCTGTGGCCTCACAGCCACAGCTTGTGAGGACCTTGCTTCTGCCCTGGGCATCAGCCAGACCCTGACGGAGCTTTATCTGACCAACAACGCCCTGGGAAACGCGGGGGTCAGGCTGCTGTGCAAAGGGCTGAGTCCTCCTGGCTGCAAACTTCGCGTCCTCTG GTTATTTGGAATGGACCTGAACAAGATGACCCACAGAAGGCTGGACGCGCTTCGCGGCGCCAAACCTCACCTGGACATTGGCTGCTGA
- the NLRP12 gene encoding NACHT, LRR and PYD domains-containing protein 12 isoform X2, which yields MRRAPLSDSLCRLSAYLEELEAAELKKFKLHLSALPGAEAGRIPWGRLEAAGPLDTARLLVAHCGPRAAWPLALGLFRRIDRRDLWERGHGEDPARDAPPDGPSSLRSESACSLEVFPGTPRKDPRETYKDHVRRKFRLMEDRNARLGECVNLSRRYTRLLLVKEHSTPLWAQQKLLDTGWGQSRAMGPQASLIQMETLFEPDEDRPEPPRTVVLQGGAGMGKSMLAHKAMLDWADGKLFQDRFDYVFYINCREMNRSAAEQSAQDLISSCWPEPSVPLQEIVRVPERLLFIIDGFDELKPSFHDPQGPRCLSWEDRRPPELLLSSLLQKKLLPELSVIITTRPTALEKLQRLLGHPRHVEILGFSEAERQEYFYKYFHDAEQAGQVFSFVRDNEPLFTLCFVPMVCWVVCTCLKQQLEDGGLLRQTSRTTTAVYTLYLLSLMLPGVEMLCRGLRHPRLRKCQLEASACQEIASVLSTSRHLVELDLAGNPLEDLGLRFLCQGLKHPGCRLRVLWLKICQLSAAACEDLASTLSVNRSLTELDLSLNDLGDPGVLLLCEGLRRPQCRLQTLRLDGCGLTATACEDLASALGISQTLTELYLTNNALGNAGVRLLCKGLSPPGCKLRVLWLFGMDLNKMTHRRLDALRGAKPHLDIGC from the exons GCCGCGGGGCCGCTGGACACGGCACGGCTGCTGGTGGCGCACTGCGGGCCCCGCGCGGCCTGGCCGCTGGCGCTGGGCCTCTTCCGGCGCATCGACCGGCGGGACCTGTGGGAGAGAGGACACGGCGAGGACCCGGCCAGGG ACGCTCCACCTGACGGCCCGTCCTCACTGAGGAGTGAGTCAGCATGTTCTCTGGAAGTCTTTCCTGGAACTCCAAGGAAAG ATCCCCGGGAAACCTACAAGGACCATGTCCGCAGGAAGTTCCGGCTGATGGAAGATCGAAACGCGCGCCTCGGGGAGTGCGTCAACCTGAGCCGCAGGTACACGCGCCTCCTCCTGGTGAAGGAACACTCAACTCCCTTGTGGGCCCAGCAGAAGCTTTTGGACACCGGCTGGGGACAGTCAAGGGCCATGGGGCCCCAGGCCAGCCTCATCCAGATGGAGACGCTCTTCGAGCCGGACGAGGACCGCCCGGAACCCCCGCGCACCGTGGTCCTGCAGGGAGGAGCCGGCATGGGCAAGTCCATGCTGGCCCACAAGGCCATGCTCGACTGGGCCGACGGGAAGCTCTTCCAGGACAGGTTTGATTACGTCTTCTACATCAACTGCAGGGAGATGAACCGCAGTGCCGCGGAGCAGAGCGCCCAGGACCTCATCTCCAGCTGCTGGCCGGAGCCCAGCGTGCCCCTCCAGGAGATCGTCCGAGTCCCCGAGCGCCTTCTGTTCATCATTGACGGCTTCGATGAGCTGAAACCCTCTTTCCACGACCCTCAGGgccccaggtgcctctcctggGAGGACAGGCGGCCCCCCGAGCTTCTCCTCAGCAGCCTGCTCCAGAAGAAGCTGCTGCCTGAGCTGTCGGTGATCATCACCACCCGGCCCACGGCTCTGGAGAAGCTGCAGCGCTTGCTGGGGCACCCCAGGCACGTGGAGATTCTGGGCTTCTCGGAGGCCGAGAGGCAGGAGTACTTCTACAAGTATTTCCACGATGCGGAGCAGGCCGGTCAGGTCTTCAGTTTCGTGAGGGACAACGAGCCCCTGTTCACGCTGTGCTTTGTCCCCATGGTGTGCTGGGTGGTGTGCACCTGCCTCAAGCAGCAGCTGGAGGACGGAGGGCTCCTACGGCAGACATCCAGGACCACCACGGCCGTGTACACGCTCTACCTCCTGAGTCTGAT GCTGCCCGGTGTGGAGATGCTGTGTCGGGGGCTCCGGCATCCCAG GTTGAGGAAGTGTCAGCTGGAGGCCAGCGCGTGCCAGGAGATCGCCTCCGTGCTCAGCACCAGCCGGCACCTGGTGGAGTTGGACCTGGCGGGGAACCCGCTGGAGGATTTGGGTCTGAGGTTCTTATGCCAAGGACTGAAGCACCCAGGGTGTAGACTGCGGGTTCTGTG GTTGAAGATCTGCCAGCTCAGTGCTGCCGCCTGTGAGGACCTCGCCTCCACCCTCAGTGTGAACCGGAGCCTGACGGAGCTGGACCTGAGCCTGAACGACCTGGGGGACCCCGGGGTGCTGCTGCTGTGTGAGGGCCTCAGGCGTCCCCAGTGTAGACTCCAGACCCTCCG GCTGGATGGCTGTGGCCTCACAGCCACAGCTTGTGAGGACCTTGCTTCTGCCCTGGGCATCAGCCAGACCCTGACGGAGCTTTATCTGACCAACAACGCCCTGGGAAACGCGGGGGTCAGGCTGCTGTGCAAAGGGCTGAGTCCTCCTGGCTGCAAACTTCGCGTCCTCTG GTTATTTGGAATGGACCTGAACAAGATGACCCACAGAAGGCTGGACGCGCTTCGCGGCGCCAAACCTCACCTGGACATTGGCTGCTGA